One Oryza glaberrima chromosome 11, OglaRS2, whole genome shotgun sequence genomic region harbors:
- the LOC127754066 gene encoding probable carboxylesterase 17, with the protein MPSTTTAPETDPSKTVVEEVTGWLRLYSDGTVERLTPPGAEPFTVIVPPYTEPRNGVTVHDVTTARGVDVRLYLPAEPPAAAPRPRRRRPLLLHFHGGGFCLSRPSWALYHNFYAPLAAELDVAGIVSVFLPLAPEYRLPAAIDAGHAALLWLRDVACGDEGNLNPAVERLRDEADFSRVFLIGDSSGGNLVHLVAAHAAAKDDGAGADLHAVRLAGGVLLNPGFAREEKSRSELENPPSLFLTEEMVDKLLALGVPLGMNKDSPYTSPSLVAEAVARLHMPPMLLVVAEKDLLHDPQVEYGEAMARVGKTVETVVSRGAVAHVFYLNFFAVESDPLTAERTRELIDTIKTFIDRY; encoded by the coding sequence ATGCCCTCCACAACCACGGCGCCGGAGACCGATCCTAGCAAGACCGTCGTCGAGGAGGTCACCGGCTGGCTCCGCCTCTACTCCGATGGCACAGTCGAGCGGCTGACACCACCGGGCGCGGAGCCCTTCACCGTCATCGTCCCGCCCTACACCGAGCCGCGCAATGGCGTCACCGTGCACGACGTCACCACGGCCAGGGGTGTAGACGTCCGCCTCTACCTCCCGGCCgagccgccggcagccgcgccccggccacggcggcgtcgtcctctCCTCCTTCACTTCCATGGTGGTGGGTTCTGTCTATCGCGTCCGTCGTGGGCGCTCTACCACAACTTCTACGCCCCGCTTGCTGCCGAGCTCGATGTCGCCGGCATCGTCTCCGTCTTCCTCCCACTCGCGCCGGAGTACCGCCTCCCTGCCGCCATTGACGCTGGCCATGCCGCGCTTCTCTGGCTGCGGGACGTCGCTTGCGGCGATGAAGGAAACCTTAATCCGGCGGTGGAACGCCTACGTGACGAGGCCGACTTCTCGCGCGTGTTCCTCATCGGCGACAGCTCCGGCGGCAACCTCGTGCACCTCGTCGCGGCacacgcggcggcgaaggatGACGGCGCGGGGGCTGATCTCCACGCGGTGAGGCTCGCCGGCGGGGTACTTCTCAATCCGGGCTTCGCTCGTGAGGAGAAGAGCCGGTCGGAGCTCGAGAACCCGCCGAGCTTGTTCCTgacggaggagatggtggacaAGCTCCTGGCGCTCGGTGTACCATTGGGGATGAACAAGGACAGCCCGTACACGTCGCCGTCGCTGGTGGCGGAGGCCGTGGCGCGCTTGCATATGCCGCCgatgctgctggtggtggcggagaaGGACTTGCTCCATGACCCCCAGGTGGAGTACGGCGAGGCCATGGCGCGCGTCGGGAAGACGGTGGAGACGGTGGTAAGCCGGGGCGCGGTGGCGCACGTCTTCTATCTCAACTTCTTCGCCGTGGAGTCCGATCCCCTCACGGCGGAGCGGACAAGGGAGCTCATCGACACCATCAAGACATTTATCGACAGATACTGA
- the LOC127753967 gene encoding uncharacterized protein LOC127753967, whose translation MGWKAAEKLIRHWKILRGDNVMIIRGKDKGESGLIKRVIRSQNRVIVEGKNLVKKHIKQGEGHTGGIFSIEAPLHVSNVQVLDPVTGKPCKIGYKYLEDGTKVRFARGMNASGAVIPRPEILKERRKPRPTSPGPKDTPIEHVLEKTYDAKAGIGMPDL comes from the exons ATGGGGTGGAAGGCTGCCGAGAAGCTCATCAGGCACTGGAAGATCCTCCGCGGTGACAAC GTGATGATTATAAGAGGCAAGGACAAGGGGGAGAGCGGGCTCATCAAGCGGGTCATCCGGTCGCAGAACCGTGTCATCGTCGAGGGAAAGAATTTG GTTAAGAAACATATTAAGCAAGGAGAAGGACATACAGGTGGGATTTTCTCAATTGAAGCTCCACTTCATGTTTCAAATGTTCAAGTACTTGATCCAGTCACTGG GAAACCATGTAAGATTGGATACAAGTATTTGGAAGATGGGACCAAAGTCAGGTTTGCTAGAGGAATGAATGCATCTGGTGCTGTGATACCCAGGCCAGAAATTTTGAAGGAGCGAAGAAAGCCAAGACCTACATCAC CTGGCCCAAAGGATACACCAATTGAGCATGTGCTGGAGAAAACCTATGATGCCAAGGCTGGAATTGGGATGCCTGATCTATAG
- the LOC127754510 gene encoding probable sugar phosphate/phosphate translocator At4g32390, translating into MGAAGDNAAKAPAAAAGSNGKGTAASMDVVSSSSSSSPAPAPSVLKSVLLSYAYVSVWITLSFSVIVYNKYILDPKMYNWPFPISLTMIHMAFCASLAVVLVRVLRVVAVPASPPMTPSLYAASVVPIGALYALSLWFSNSAYIYLSVSFIQMLKALMPVAVYSLAVAFRTDSFRRASMLNMLGISAGVAVAAYGEARFDAFGVMLQLAAVAAEATRLVLIQILLTSKGMSLNPITSLYYIAPCCLVFLTLPWYFVELPRLRAAAGAAARPDVFVFGTNSLCAFALNLAVFLLVGKTSALTMNVAGVVKDWLLIAFSWTVIKDTVTPVNLVGYGIAFLGVAYYNHAKLQGLKAREAERRAASMATAKDGDAEAGARLLPEKDAGEQKN; encoded by the coding sequence atgggcgccgccggcgacaacgCAGCCAAGGCCCCTGCAGCCGCAGCCGGCAGTAATGGCAAGGGCACTGCCGCCTCCATGGACgtcgtgtcgtcgtcgtcgtcgtcttctccggcgccggcgccgtcggtgCTCAAGTCGGTGCTGCTCTCCTACGCGTACGTGAGCGTGTGGATCACACTCAGCTTCTCGGTGATCGTGTACAACAAGTACATCCTTGATCCCAAGATGTACAACTGGCCATTCCCCATCTCCCTCACCATGATCCACATGGCGTTCTGCGCCTCCCTCGCCGTGGTGCTCGTCCGCGtcctccgcgtcgtcgccgtgccggcgtcgccgcccatGACGCCCAGCCTCTACGCCGCCTCCGTCGTGCCCATCGGCGCGCTCTACGCGCTGTCGCTCTGGTTCTCCAACTCCGCATACATCTACCTTTCCGTCTCCTTCATCCAGATGCTCAAGGCGCTCATGCCCGTCGCCGTCTACTCCCTCGCCGTCGCGTTCCGCACCGACTCCTTCCGCCGCGCCTCCATGCTCAACATGCTCGGCATCTCcgcgggcgtcgccgtcgcggcctaCGGCGAGGCTCGGTTCGACGCGTTCGGCGTCATGctgcagctcgccgccgtcgccgccgaggccaCGCGGCTCGTGCTCATCCAGATACTGCTCACCTCCAAGGGCATGTCGCTGAACCCCATCACCTCGCTCTACTACATCGCGCCGTGCTGCCTCGTGTTCTTGACGCTGCCATGGTACTTCGTCGAGCTGCCGCggctgcgcgccgccgcgggcgccgccgcccggcccgaCGTGTTCGTGTTCGGGACGAACTCGCTGTGCGCGTTCGCGCTCAACCTGGCGGTGTTCCTGCTGGTGGGGAAGACGTCGGCGCTGACCATGAACGTGGCCGGCGTCGTCAAGGACTGGCTGCTCATCGCCTTCTCCTGGACAGTGATCAAGGACACCGTCACGCCGGTCAACCTCGTCGGCTATGGCATTGCCTTCCTCGGCGTCGCCTACTACAACCATGCCAAGCTGCAGGGGCTCAAGGCCAGGGAGGCAGA
- the LOC127754602 gene encoding NAC domain-containing protein 90-like, whose amino-acid sequence MEQYVEKMLTLGFRFNPSAEDLITFYLPRLIAGKPTKDTEKFICRADVYGSEPSDLAGKFAPVPRCEKGGRLFFTSCKRQEGSSTRKERTAGDGTWVRQNSKGVKNKAGVKVGETQNFRFKKDGSYTDWLMEEHHCCRQQAVAGDEEPVICRMYVSPRAPPDSAARQESAAFVQQQPALQVSEPPCDKKKRDDVAEEAPAAA is encoded by the coding sequence ATGGAGCAATACGTCGAGAAGATGCTCACTTTAGGCTTTCGTTTCAACCCGTCTGCAGAGGATCTCATCACCTTCTACCTGCCACGGCTGATCGCCGGCAAGCCGACGAAAGACACCGAGAAGTTCATCTGCCGCGCCGATGTTTACGGCAGCGAGCCCAGTGACCTCGCCGGAAAGTTCGCGCCGGTGCCCAGGTGCGAGAAAGGTGGCAGGCTCTTCTTCACTAGCTGCAAGCGGCAGGAGGGGAGTAGCACCAGGAAAGAGCGAACCGCGGGGGATGGCACCTGGGTGAGGCAGAACAGCAAGGGGGTGAAGAACAAGGCAGGGGTCAAGGTCGGCGAGACGCAGAACTTCCGTTTCAAGAAGGACGGGAGCTACACCGACTGGCTGATGGAGGAGCACCACTGCTGCCGGCAGcaagccgtcgccggcgacgaggagcccGTCATCTGCCGTATGTATGTGTCGCCGAGGGCGCCTCCGGATTCCGCGGCGCGCCAGGAATCCGCTGCTTttgtgcagcagcagccggcgcTGCAGGTTTCCGAGCCGCCGTGCgacaagaagaagagagatgatgtggcaGAAGAAGCCCCTGCCGCAGCTTAG